A region from the Hydra vulgaris chromosome 08, alternate assembly HydraT2T_AEP genome encodes:
- the LOC136083101 gene encoding uncharacterized protein LOC136083101: MDNLQKPIPRFIHLNGYEVRAIYNGQEDAGRPHKNCTTNQQNEQYDCNKPTSNSPLDTTLMLIKNENHVKITESMDKLNDVKEYKEKTQAQPLETAIESQLKTTLESIIMNENDSIKTNENKKVANIDNKQDSKKEDSVKNVKGDDDNSNDEYDSSEDSDSRDDDDSSGDDGSYDDDSDEDSSEEECEVP, translated from the coding sequence ATGGACAACCTTCAAAAGCCAATCCCTAGATTCATTCATTTAAATGGATATGAAGTTAGGGCAATTTATAACGGACAAGAAGATGCTGGAAGACCGCATAAAAATTGCACGACAAATCAGCAAAATGAACAATACGATTGTAACAAACCAACTAGTAATAGTCCCTTAGACACAACTTTGatgctaataaaaaatgaaaatcatgTTAAAATAACCGAAAGCATGGATAAATTAAACGATGTAAAGGAATATAAAGAGAAAACTCAAGCACAACCATTAGAAACAGCCATAGAATCCCAACTGAAAACAACCCTCGAAAGTATAATAATGAACGAAAATGATAGCATTAAAACCAATGAAAACAAAAAGGTAGCAAATATAGATAACAAACAGGATAGTAAAAAAGAGGATAGTGTTAAGAATGTTAAAGGAGATGACGATAATAGTAATGATGAATATGATAGTAGTGAGGACAGTGACAGTAGAGATGACGATGATAGTAGCGGTGACGATGGTAGTTATGATGACGATAGTGATGAAGATAGTAGTGAAGAAGAGTGTGAAGTTCCGTAG